The proteins below come from a single Bactrocera dorsalis isolate Fly_Bdor chromosome 5, ASM2337382v1, whole genome shotgun sequence genomic window:
- the LOC105224291 gene encoding matrix-remodeling-associated protein 7 codes for MGGLLGIAEIFDSFDNVYLLSTVTMLAAVILAFYFSNLVKDIGLYGSRLDREVEEQPNLLTAEGDLYDCSDEDEVDTDNPLGDGLVGKMKSARLKELEAQLTRDQLEEERKIEREQLAAIFELLKKQEADLNTKEIDERELVAQLNLYR; via the exons ATGGGTGGACTATTAGGCATTGCAGAAATTTTCGATTCATTTGATAATGTTTACCTGCTGAGCACTGTGACGATGCTTGCTGCCGTTATACTAGCATTCTACTTTTCCAATTTGGTGAAGGACATTGGG TTGTATGGCTCACGCTTAGATCGTGAAGTGGAAGAGCAGCCTAATCTACTGACAGCAGAAGGAGATTTATATGACTGCAGTGACGAAGACGAAGTCGACACGGATAATCCGTTAGGTGATGGTTTGGTTGGTAAAATGAAATCAGCGCGGCTCAAAGAGTTGGAAGCTCAATTGACGCGCGACCAATTGGAGGAAGAACGCAA AATCGAACGAGAACAGCTTGCGGCGATTTTTGAACTGTTAAAGAAGCAGGAGGCCGACTTAAATACGAAGGAAATCGACGAGCGAGAATTAGTTGCTCAACTAAATTTGTATCGTTAA
- the LOC105224292 gene encoding protein Exd1 homolog, with translation MESLDITLQLGQMLLVQTASELLTGTLKFVDPKRRIIELENPYDQRSNCQYNTPQILAFPQIKKLQIIREDEPSSNSNSCSGSITSPTSSESHTSYNTALRSPTSSPESKLASSEENDISLSTSELDLIHEQLNSMVCITQTDQKYHKALADIRVQPVVALIIEPVDYGRAHRTSVMVLATFQTVYIFDIIALGSIFREMKHLLEAERPRKVVHYSHKLVDHLKNRHDVKLGGIFDTFVAVSIIRGIKEPLTLIEAVEKILNVTQIFFHSEEESTLTNDPYKRPLTLVVRLLLAKKAIMQLKLHEHLLHKHMLKNFYNQCEIFSKTFCESEDATTPLEMQRKSRAGFQHIKRSAKDFDFKFNELAE, from the exons atggaGTCTTTGGACATCACGCTACAATTGGGACAAATGCTGTTGGTGCAAACAGCCAGTGAATTATTGACAGGCACATTAAAGTTTGTTGATCCAAAGCGCAGGATAATTGAATTAGAGAACCCTTATGACCAGCGTTCAAATTGTCAATATAATACGCCGCAAATTTTAGCTTTTcctcaaattaaaaagttacagATTATAAGAGAAGATGAACCTTCGAGTAATTCAAATAGCTGCAGTGGTTCGATTACATCACCTACATCATCAGAAAGTCACACCAGCTACAATACAGCGCTGAGGTCGCCAACTTCGTCGCCAGAAAGTAAACTTGCATCATCAGAAGAAAATGATATCTCGCTTAGTACATCTGAATTAGATTTGATACACGAGCAACTAAATTCGATGGTATGCATTACACAGACTGATCAAAAATATCACAAAGCATTAGCAGACATTCGTGTCCAACCAGTTGTTGCCCTTATTATTGAGCCGGTGGACTATGGTCGCGCACATCGCACCTCTGTGATGGTGCTAGCCACGTTTCAAACCGTCTACATATTCGACATTATCGCATTGGGTAGTATATTTCGGGAAATGAAGCATCTACTTGAGGCTGAGAGACCTCGCAAAGTGGTACATTATAGTCATAAACTAGTTGATCACCTTAAAAATCGGCATGATGTTAAATTGGGTGGAATTTTCGATACATTTGTAGCGGTATCTATCATAAGAGGGATCAAAGAACCATTGACTTTAATAGAAGCTGTTGAGAAGATATTAAATGTAACGcaaattttctttcattctGAGGAAGAAAGCAct ttaACCAACGACCCATACAAACGGCCTCTGACCTTAGTAGTGCGTCTACTATTGGCAAAGAAAGCaataatgcaattaaaattGCATGAACATCTTCTTCATAAACACATGCTGAAAAATTTCTACAATCAATGtgagatattttcaaaaacattttgtgAAAGTGAAGATGCCACTACACCGTTGGAAATGCAACGTAAGAGTCGTGCTGGCTTTCAGCATATAAAACGTAGTGCAAAAgattttgatttcaaattcAATGAATTAGCAGAATGA